A portion of the Sphingobacterium spiritivorum genome contains these proteins:
- a CDS encoding SusD/RagB family nutrient-binding outer membrane lipoprotein, translating into MKLLKFTYTGLLGLSLLILASCSDEKFTEINTNPNLPAKVSTTSLLISAQKQTMDAIRSEEINYRGAQLFAQYFSQNIYTDPSRYQIPTSYSDNFWIKSYKALNNLNEIIKLNTDEATRIGVTANNAGTNTNQIAIARVLKSYLFHSLTDVFGDIPYESYGNKDADFQALQQSPDNLTPKYATQEKIYKDILNELKQAADTLFKYSSANTFGTSDNIYKGSNQKWYKFANSLRLRLATRIALKDAALSRTHIESALAQGVFTSNDDNAAFKYSSASPNEAPLYRATVIANRKDFAVSNVIIDALKGIRGPFTTPDPRLAKYANPNASGVYNGQIYGLPLEAGQLFPENTISLPGTIINAANYAEVLQEYSEVEFLISEYKNWDQTAYANGVKASLTKWGVNDTDAATYLSALPAANKQNVLTQKYLALYNQGIESWSEIRRTGYPLFLIKSGDLLWTGLVGGVTKTYYFTPEVGTAIPNRLVYPIIEQNTNKANYQDALKSQGDDVITNKIWWNK; encoded by the coding sequence ATGAAATTACTCAAATTCACATATACAGGTTTACTAGGTCTATCATTATTGATACTGGCTTCATGCTCAGATGAGAAATTTACAGAGATAAATACAAATCCGAATCTTCCGGCTAAAGTATCGACGACAAGTCTGCTGATATCCGCCCAGAAACAAACGATGGATGCTATCCGCAGTGAAGAGATCAACTACAGAGGGGCACAATTGTTTGCACAGTATTTTAGTCAGAATATTTATACCGATCCTTCCCGCTATCAGATACCGACAAGTTATTCGGATAATTTCTGGATCAAATCGTATAAAGCGCTCAATAATCTGAATGAGATTATCAAACTCAACACAGATGAAGCTACGCGTATCGGAGTGACGGCGAATAATGCGGGAACCAATACAAACCAGATCGCTATAGCACGCGTATTGAAGTCCTATCTTTTTCATTCGCTGACGGATGTATTCGGTGATATTCCCTACGAATCTTACGGTAACAAGGATGCTGATTTCCAGGCCTTACAACAAAGTCCGGACAATCTGACTCCCAAATATGCTACACAGGAAAAGATCTATAAAGATATTCTCAATGAACTGAAGCAGGCCGCAGACACCTTATTCAAATACAGCTCTGCCAACACATTCGGCACATCAGATAATATCTACAAAGGAAGCAATCAAAAATGGTATAAATTTGCAAACTCTTTACGCCTGCGTCTGGCAACACGTATAGCACTCAAAGATGCCGCATTATCCCGTACCCATATTGAAAGTGCGCTGGCACAAGGAGTATTCACATCGAATGATGACAATGCAGCCTTCAAATATTCATCAGCATCCCCAAATGAAGCTCCATTATACCGTGCTACAGTAATTGCAAACAGAAAGGATTTTGCCGTTTCTAATGTTATTATCGATGCCCTAAAAGGAATTCGCGGACCTTTTACAACTCCGGATCCGAGACTGGCTAAATATGCCAATCCAAATGCAAGTGGTGTATATAACGGACAAATCTACGGACTACCGCTCGAAGCAGGACAACTATTTCCGGAAAACACGATCTCATTACCGGGAACAATCATTAATGCAGCAAACTATGCGGAAGTATTACAGGAATACTCCGAAGTTGAGTTCCTGATTTCTGAATATAAAAACTGGGATCAGACAGCTTATGCTAACGGAGTAAAAGCTTCATTAACAAAATGGGGTGTAAATGATACAGATGCAGCCACATATCTTTCTGCATTACCGGCAGCTAACAAACAAAATGTACTGACTCAAAAATATCTGGCCCTTTACAATCAAGGTATAGAATCCTGGTCAGAAATACGCCGGACAGGATATCCCTTATTCCTGATCAAAAGCGGAGATCTGTTATGGACCGGTCTTGTAGGAGGTGTCACAAAAACCTACTACTTTACACCTGAAGTAGGTACGGCTATTCCAAACAGATTGGTATACCCGATCATTGAACAGAATACCAATAAAGCAAACTATCAGGATGCTTTAAAATCTCAGGGAGACGACGTCATTACCAATAAAATATGGTGGAATAAATAA
- a CDS encoding SusC/RagA family TonB-linked outer membrane protein has translation MNLKIHHFLILIVGILLPSYLHAQNNNVSGKVTDEQNLPLSGVTVTEIGGTHTTQTDQNGAFTLQISSAETKIRITFIGYESQTLTVKSGQQLAISLKSENTQLTEVVVTALGISREKKALGYAVQEVKSTELQTRPTNALSAISGKVAGLQVVSSGGNIGGSTRVLLRGINSIAGNNQPLYVVDGTPMDNSDLNSSATINGSAGKDVGNMIQDLNPDDIENISVLKGPSAAALYGSRAANGVILITTKRAAKGERVDISLNTGVDFENIVRLPKRQKLYGQGYATTFPTANINGTDYKIVDYASDESWGPRLDGTPVLQWYSLNPEDEANYLKPTPWSYPKNDVNYFFKTGISNTNNLSIAGTSGSTNYRFSYTNKNVSGTIPNSSLDRNTLNFSGGTQLGNLKITSTLNYIKNSSLGKPWSGASNRNIMLEAFQWGAVQVDYKILENYKRADGTPLAWNRTGWQNTPAAEATRFIDNPYWSAYESYMEESRDRFYGNFGLQYDVNNWLTVGAKVHGDIYSFNYQDRIAVYSRSASQYEESSNKLNEYNYEFLATAKKNWDKFSLVANIGANLRDQQRKVDYAITQGGLIVPEYYNLKNASSVKVDNNRFHKRVSSLYGSFSLGYNDLLYIDGTVRNDWSSTLPVDDNSFIYPSFTGSFIFSQLEGVKNLDWLSFGKLRLGWAQVGNDTDPYQLYKVYGVDLSFDGLPSTSLQNQLNNPLLKPEITTSWETGLNLQFLKNRVGIDVTYYNNSSRNQIIPLPVSPAFGYEYKIINAGKINNKGLEITLNGTPVKSQNLEWNSTLNWSRNRNKVIKLSDDANTYTLSNSLVSLVAREGEQYGQLLGYDFVKTDDGRRVVQADGTYMRTSQLVPLGSVLPDYIFGFQNQFRYKNLSLGFLIDGRVGGSFFSQTYKVGMYAGILDRTAENNIRETGVILDGVKGNVVFNPDGSYTVSNISENDTRITAQQWARNEYNGPTTFSIFDGTFIKLREVTVGYSFKLKNTTFVKNLGVSLYGRNLWNIYTKSKYIDPEFTNSGGNVQGIEGGNIPTPVTYGFNVNLKF, from the coding sequence ATGAATTTAAAAATTCATCATTTTCTTATTCTTATCGTCGGCATACTACTTCCGTCTTACCTGCATGCGCAGAATAATAATGTTTCCGGAAAAGTAACAGATGAGCAAAATCTTCCGCTATCCGGAGTAACCGTCACTGAAATAGGTGGTACACATACAACACAAACAGATCAGAACGGAGCTTTTACGCTTCAAATTTCCTCTGCAGAAACAAAAATCCGCATCACTTTCATCGGATATGAATCGCAGACACTTACAGTCAAAAGCGGACAGCAGTTGGCAATTAGTCTGAAAAGTGAAAATACACAACTTACAGAAGTAGTGGTAACTGCACTCGGTATATCCCGTGAGAAAAAAGCATTGGGTTATGCGGTACAGGAAGTCAAATCTACTGAACTGCAAACCCGTCCTACAAATGCACTCAGTGCTATTTCAGGAAAAGTAGCAGGCTTACAGGTTGTCTCATCAGGCGGTAACATCGGTGGATCTACACGCGTATTGCTGCGAGGTATCAACTCTATTGCCGGAAATAATCAGCCTCTTTATGTCGTAGACGGTACACCTATGGACAACAGCGATCTTAACAGCAGCGCAACGATAAATGGTAGTGCGGGAAAAGATGTCGGAAACATGATCCAGGATCTTAATCCGGATGATATTGAGAATATTTCAGTATTAAAAGGACCTTCCGCAGCAGCACTTTACGGATCCAGAGCAGCAAACGGGGTCATCCTGATCACTACAAAAAGAGCTGCTAAAGGTGAACGTGTAGATATCAGCCTTAATACAGGTGTAGATTTTGAAAATATCGTACGCCTTCCCAAAAGACAAAAATTATACGGTCAGGGATATGCTACTACCTTCCCGACAGCGAATATCAATGGTACAGATTACAAAATTGTAGATTATGCATCTGATGAAAGCTGGGGACCTCGTCTGGATGGCACACCGGTATTACAGTGGTATAGCCTGAATCCGGAAGATGAAGCAAATTACCTCAAACCGACTCCATGGTCCTACCCTAAGAATGATGTAAATTATTTCTTCAAAACGGGTATTTCCAATACGAACAACCTGTCTATAGCAGGAACAAGTGGAAGTACAAACTACAGATTTTCGTATACCAACAAGAATGTATCCGGGACAATCCCTAATTCCAGTCTTGACCGTAACACCCTGAATTTTTCGGGAGGAACGCAGTTAGGCAATCTGAAGATTACCTCTACACTCAACTATATCAAAAATTCTTCTCTCGGTAAACCCTGGAGCGGAGCTTCTAACCGTAATATTATGCTGGAAGCCTTCCAGTGGGGAGCAGTACAGGTGGACTACAAAATATTAGAAAACTATAAACGTGCAGATGGTACTCCGCTGGCGTGGAACCGTACAGGCTGGCAAAATACTCCGGCTGCAGAAGCAACCAGATTTATTGACAACCCGTACTGGTCTGCATATGAAAGTTATATGGAAGAGAGCCGGGATCGCTTTTACGGTAATTTCGGATTACAATATGATGTCAATAACTGGTTGACCGTAGGAGCAAAAGTACATGGAGACATTTACAGCTTTAATTATCAGGATCGCATAGCGGTATACTCCCGCTCTGCTTCGCAATACGAAGAATCCAGTAATAAGCTGAATGAATACAACTATGAATTCCTCGCTACAGCCAAAAAGAACTGGGATAAATTTTCTTTAGTAGCTAACATAGGTGCAAACTTACGCGATCAGCAACGGAAAGTAGATTATGCCATTACACAGGGCGGGCTGATAGTACCTGAATACTATAATTTAAAAAATGCTTCCAGTGTTAAAGTTGATAATAACCGCTTTCACAAAAGAGTATCTTCCCTGTACGGTAGCTTCTCTTTAGGATACAATGATTTACTATATATTGATGGTACGGTACGTAACGACTGGTCCTCAACTCTACCAGTCGATGACAATTCATTTATCTACCCATCATTCACAGGAAGTTTTATCTTCAGTCAGTTAGAAGGTGTTAAAAATCTGGATTGGCTTTCATTCGGTAAATTACGCCTGGGATGGGCGCAAGTGGGAAATGACACAGATCCTTATCAATTATACAAAGTGTATGGTGTAGATCTCTCGTTTGACGGACTTCCTTCCACAAGTTTACAGAATCAACTGAACAACCCGTTACTGAAACCGGAAATTACGACTTCCTGGGAGACGGGGCTGAACCTTCAATTTCTTAAAAACAGAGTCGGAATTGATGTGACTTACTATAATAACAGTTCCAGAAACCAGATCATTCCATTACCTGTCTCTCCTGCATTCGGATATGAATACAAAATTATCAATGCCGGTAAGATCAATAACAAAGGTTTGGAAATAACGCTGAACGGTACGCCTGTTAAATCTCAAAACCTGGAATGGAACAGTACATTAAACTGGTCCCGCAACAGAAATAAAGTAATCAAGCTATCTGATGATGCCAATACGTATACACTGAGCAATTCACTGGTAAGCCTTGTTGCCAGAGAAGGTGAGCAATACGGACAATTGTTAGGGTATGATTTTGTAAAAACAGATGATGGCAGAAGAGTTGTGCAGGCAGATGGTACGTATATGAGAACATCACAACTCGTACCATTGGGATCTGTACTTCCTGACTACATATTTGGCTTTCAAAACCAGTTCCGCTACAAAAACCTAAGTTTAGGATTTTTAATCGATGGCCGTGTAGGTGGAAGCTTCTTCTCGCAAACGTATAAAGTCGGTATGTATGCAGGTATATTAGATCGTACCGCAGAAAATAATATCCGTGAAACAGGCGTCATATTAGATGGTGTCAAAGGCAATGTAGTTTTTAATCCGGATGGTTCTTACACGGTATCCAATATTTCAGAAAACGACACCCGTATTACAGCTCAGCAGTGGGCTCGTAACGAGTACAACGGACCGACTACGTTCTCCATCTTTGACGGAACCTTTATCAAGTTGCGCGAAGTAACTGTTGGTTATTCATTCAAGCTTAAGAATACCACATTTGTGAAAAATCTTGGCGTATCTCTCTATGGCCGTAACCTTTGGAATATCTATACTAAAAGCAAGTATATCGATCCTGAATTTACCAATAGCGGAGGCAATGTACAAGGTATAGAAGGAGGAAACATTCCTACCCCGGTAACTTATGGTTTTAATGTTAATCTTAAATTCTAA
- a CDS encoding ABC-F family ATP-binding cassette domain-containing protein: MINVSNLSLRFGKRVLFEDVNLKFTAGNCYGIIGANGAGKSTFLKIVSGEIDPSTGSVAFTPGERMSVLKQNHYEFDKFSVIETILIGNQELYKIMKEKDAIYLKEDFTDADGERAGELESLFAEMDGWNAESNAATLLSNLGISEDLHYKLLEELDGNQKVRVLLAQALFGKPDILILDEPTNDLDINTIAWLEDFLATYEAIVLVVSHDRHFLDAVCTHIVDIDFSKMTIYTGNYSFWYESSQLVLKQRTDQNKKMEDKVKELQEFIRRFSANASKSKQATSRKKALDKINIEEIKPSNRKYPAIMFNQMNREPGDQTLSVEGLGKTVSGEVFFKDINFMINKGDKIAVLGRNSLVTSAFYDIITGRDKDFQGEFKWGITITPADMPIENAEFFDGKNDNLIDWLREYTTNPEADEQFLRGFLGKMLFSGEEVLKKASVLSGGEKMRCMFSRMMLQGANFLIFDEPTNHLDLESITALNNGLKDFKGSMLFTSRDHELTETVANRIIELTPKGIIDKLMTYDEYINSEAVQAQRAEMYS; this comes from the coding sequence ATGATTAATGTGTCCAATCTTTCTCTTCGTTTCGGCAAACGTGTGCTGTTCGAAGATGTCAACCTTAAATTTACTGCTGGAAACTGCTACGGTATAATCGGTGCAAATGGTGCCGGAAAATCCACTTTCTTAAAGATTGTCTCCGGAGAGATCGATCCTTCAACAGGATCTGTAGCGTTCACTCCCGGTGAAAGAATGTCTGTATTGAAACAGAATCACTATGAGTTTGATAAATTTTCCGTCATTGAGACTATCCTGATCGGTAATCAGGAGCTCTACAAAATCATGAAGGAAAAAGATGCCATTTACTTAAAAGAAGATTTCACAGATGCAGATGGCGAGCGTGCCGGCGAACTGGAAAGTCTTTTTGCGGAAATGGACGGATGGAATGCCGAAAGTAATGCAGCAACCTTATTGAGTAACCTGGGGATTTCAGAAGACCTGCATTATAAATTGTTAGAAGAACTGGATGGTAATCAGAAAGTACGTGTGCTTTTGGCACAGGCTTTATTCGGAAAACCAGACATCCTGATTCTGGATGAGCCTACCAACGACCTGGACATCAACACCATTGCATGGTTAGAAGATTTTCTGGCAACTTATGAAGCAATCGTACTAGTCGTTTCTCACGACCGTCACTTTCTGGATGCCGTATGTACGCATATCGTAGATATTGATTTCAGCAAAATGACCATCTATACCGGTAACTATTCATTCTGGTATGAGTCTTCTCAACTGGTCCTGAAACAACGTACGGATCAAAATAAAAAGATGGAAGATAAAGTCAAGGAATTACAGGAATTTATCCGTCGTTTCTCGGCCAATGCATCTAAATCCAAACAGGCAACTTCCCGTAAGAAAGCTCTTGATAAAATCAATATAGAAGAGATTAAACCATCTAACCGTAAATATCCGGCTATCATGTTTAATCAGATGAACCGGGAACCGGGAGATCAGACTTTATCAGTAGAGGGTCTTGGCAAAACAGTCAGTGGAGAAGTATTCTTCAAAGACATTAATTTCATGATCAACAAAGGTGATAAGATTGCAGTCTTAGGACGCAATTCACTTGTTACTTCTGCATTTTACGATATCATCACCGGCCGTGATAAAGATTTTCAGGGCGAATTCAAATGGGGAATTACGATTACCCCGGCAGATATGCCAATAGAGAATGCTGAATTCTTTGATGGTAAGAATGACAACCTGATCGATTGGTTGAGAGAATACACGACTAATCCCGAAGCAGATGAACAGTTCCTTCGTGGATTTTTAGGCAAAATGCTATTCTCAGGAGAAGAAGTTCTTAAAAAGGCATCAGTCTTGTCCGGAGGTGAAAAAATGCGTTGTATGTTCTCCAGAATGATGCTTCAGGGAGCTAACTTTTTGATTTTCGACGAACCAACCAATCACCTGGATCTGGAATCTATTACCGCTTTAAACAACGGTTTGAAAGATTTCAAAGGATCTATGCTGTTTACCTCACGTGACCACGAATTGACAGAAACAGTAGCAAATCGTATCATAGAGCTGACTCCTAAAGGAATCATCGATAAGCTGATGACTTATGACGAATACATCAATAGCGAAGCCGTTCAGGCACAAAGAGCAGAGATGTACAGTTAA